Proteins from a single region of Labedella gwakjiensis:
- a CDS encoding AAA family ATPase, whose amino-acid sequence MLETESAAGGDVLGPNSTQPHDLTLGDPTVTVANVADRTRDQWREELAQVGGRSPLLHFVDAAHTAIELSATHPGGLPQFITGKSTLLSNLIRDEVALRRAKVSADLITAKGIELRSVRGIDAVHLAVGLAHWRFEGADHCAPVLLRPLAIRRYGSDFELKLTGTTVLNPELARALREQFGITLDATAFEALAHAGDVFKPQPVIDRLRGLTSHLDWFNVQPRLVVSSFADVSAGLIQDARTLDHPVLDALAGNPGSRRLIEGMSSPVDPVPQDERPPTTDTLLLDADSEQENVIAQIVAGQSIVVRTLPGTGGTQTIVNALGELVSKHKRVLVVSPRRSSLDGMRHRFTGVGLPGLAAHPSTLRRDLVTAISRNEKAKAPRVSDVDDALVRLRKVLIDYRSSLVSIDHLLGVSVVDALDALTALANKAEPPSTTARLDMHSIARLAQGREETARALAHAAALGEFQYGPGDSPWYGAHFATTADAKATHELAKKLNRSELPRLLERGYELIGQTRMRPFETLEELGIYLRLLLDVRETLDKFQPSVFDRSLSELIAATDSRRESPGMSSANRRRLKRLAKEYVRPGVHISDLNAALRRVQQQRILWQRYVDAGVTPEVPLGIADVQVAYQRVVADLGQLDAPLGREDAADRLVAAPVKELVRMMSGLAAESQVMDNLQERTTLIAELREKGLDDLLVDLSSRHVPERLVADELELAWWQSVLENALGNDKALLGANTQVIDRLEADFRLVDEAHASASGGILAGMLADMWKIGLVDWPDEAHALRTLLRGDGVISPADVEAAAPHLARSLSPIWAMSPYDVPALPDSLRFDAVFLLDGGATLLSENVGAIRRAKQVVVFGDPVTQSPTPFEIAVGSPDEAERHVDEDVDVDELASRSAFAQLGALLPGLQLTRSYRAGGEDLAELVNQRFYGGEIDSLPWAGSFLGHGSLTLDYVANGHGMPDPLTGTVESVDPEVARVVSLVLEHATNRPRESLMVVTASEKHAVRVQQAVLNAFSRRSDLSDFILRERAEPFTVLTLEQSEAESRDRVIFSLGYGVTPHGRVLSTFGALGRPGGDRLLAVGMTRARRSMVIVSCIRPDDIDPERMQHGIVALAQILREPPRRDPRPPDTDGAQPMLIDLAERLYRHGLNVEIGYRGSIALVAAFGAKAVAIESDPEVGLESLRESLRLRPDVLRRLGWHYVRVHSFDLFADPEGVARNILSILGAPVIDVVSTGVVES is encoded by the coding sequence GTGCTCGAGACCGAGAGCGCCGCCGGAGGTGACGTCCTGGGCCCGAACAGCACACAGCCGCACGACCTCACCCTCGGGGATCCCACGGTGACCGTCGCGAACGTCGCGGATCGTACGCGCGACCAGTGGCGCGAGGAGCTCGCGCAGGTCGGCGGGCGGTCTCCACTCCTCCACTTCGTGGACGCCGCGCACACCGCGATCGAACTGAGCGCGACGCACCCCGGGGGACTGCCGCAGTTCATCACGGGTAAGTCCACCTTGCTCTCGAACCTCATCCGCGACGAGGTCGCCCTCCGTCGCGCGAAGGTCTCCGCCGACCTCATCACGGCGAAGGGCATCGAGCTCCGCAGCGTCCGCGGCATCGACGCGGTGCACCTGGCGGTCGGCCTCGCCCACTGGCGCTTCGAGGGCGCCGATCACTGCGCGCCCGTCCTCCTCCGTCCCCTCGCCATCCGGCGCTACGGCAGCGACTTCGAACTCAAGCTCACCGGCACCACGGTTCTCAACCCCGAGCTGGCTCGGGCGCTGCGCGAGCAGTTCGGCATCACGCTCGATGCGACGGCGTTCGAGGCTCTCGCTCACGCCGGCGACGTGTTCAAGCCGCAGCCTGTGATCGATCGGCTGCGCGGGCTCACGTCCCACCTCGACTGGTTCAACGTGCAGCCGCGACTCGTCGTGTCGTCGTTCGCCGACGTGAGCGCCGGTCTCATCCAGGACGCCCGCACGCTCGACCACCCCGTGCTCGACGCGCTCGCGGGCAACCCCGGATCGCGTCGCCTCATCGAGGGCATGAGCTCGCCCGTCGACCCGGTGCCGCAGGACGAACGCCCTCCCACCACGGACACCCTGCTGCTCGACGCCGACTCCGAGCAGGAGAACGTCATCGCTCAGATCGTCGCCGGTCAGTCGATCGTCGTCCGGACGCTCCCGGGCACCGGCGGAACGCAGACGATCGTGAACGCGCTCGGCGAGCTCGTCTCGAAGCACAAGCGTGTGCTCGTGGTGAGCCCGCGCCGGTCGAGCCTCGACGGCATGCGTCACCGCTTCACCGGCGTCGGACTGCCGGGGCTCGCGGCACACCCCTCCACGCTGAGGCGGGATCTCGTCACCGCCATCTCGCGCAACGAGAAGGCCAAGGCCCCGCGCGTCTCCGACGTGGACGACGCCCTCGTGCGTCTGCGCAAGGTGCTCATCGACTACCGTTCGTCGCTCGTGTCGATCGACCACCTGCTCGGCGTGTCCGTCGTCGATGCGCTCGACGCCCTCACCGCGCTCGCGAACAAGGCGGAACCGCCGTCCACGACTGCGCGCCTCGACATGCACTCCATCGCACGGCTCGCCCAGGGGCGCGAGGAGACCGCTCGAGCCCTCGCGCACGCAGCAGCGCTCGGAGAGTTCCAGTACGGCCCGGGCGACTCGCCGTGGTACGGCGCGCACTTCGCCACCACCGCGGACGCGAAGGCGACCCACGAACTCGCGAAGAAGCTCAACCGCAGCGAGCTGCCCCGGTTGCTCGAGCGCGGCTACGAACTCATCGGCCAGACGCGCATGCGCCCCTTCGAGACGCTCGAGGAGCTCGGCATCTACCTTCGGCTGCTGCTCGACGTGCGCGAGACGCTCGACAAGTTCCAGCCGTCCGTCTTCGACCGCTCGCTCTCGGAGCTCATCGCCGCCACCGACTCGCGTCGCGAGTCGCCCGGCATGTCCTCGGCGAATCGCCGACGGCTCAAGAGGCTCGCCAAGGAGTACGTGCGTCCAGGGGTGCACATCTCGGACCTGAACGCCGCCCTCCGCCGTGTGCAGCAGCAGCGCATCCTCTGGCAGCGCTACGTGGATGCCGGAGTGACGCCGGAGGTGCCGCTTGGCATCGCCGACGTGCAGGTCGCCTATCAGCGGGTCGTCGCGGACCTCGGTCAGTTGGACGCGCCGCTCGGGCGCGAGGATGCCGCCGATCGGCTCGTCGCCGCGCCCGTCAAGGAACTCGTCCGGATGATGTCCGGTCTCGCCGCCGAGTCCCAGGTCATGGACAACCTGCAGGAGCGCACGACCCTCATCGCCGAACTGCGCGAGAAGGGCCTCGACGATCTCCTCGTCGACCTGTCGAGCCGGCACGTCCCCGAGCGCCTCGTCGCCGACGAGCTCGAGCTCGCCTGGTGGCAGTCCGTGCTCGAGAACGCTCTCGGGAACGACAAGGCACTCCTCGGGGCGAACACCCAGGTCATCGACCGCCTGGAGGCCGACTTCCGTCTCGTCGACGAGGCGCACGCCTCGGCGTCCGGAGGAATCCTCGCGGGGATGCTCGCCGATATGTGGAAGATCGGCCTCGTCGACTGGCCGGACGAGGCGCACGCGTTGCGGACCCTCCTCCGCGGCGACGGCGTCATCTCACCGGCCGACGTCGAGGCTGCGGCTCCGCACCTCGCGCGTTCGTTGTCGCCGATCTGGGCGATGTCGCCGTACGACGTCCCCGCTCTCCCGGACTCCCTGCGCTTCGACGCCGTCTTCCTCCTGGACGGGGGAGCGACCCTCCTCTCCGAGAACGTCGGAGCGATCAGGCGGGCGAAGCAGGTCGTCGTCTTCGGCGACCCGGTCACGCAGAGCCCCACGCCCTTCGAGATCGCCGTCGGTTCACCCGACGAGGCGGAGCGGCACGTCGACGAGGACGTCGACGTCGACGAGCTCGCCTCCCGCTCGGCCTTCGCGCAGCTCGGAGCGCTCCTGCCGGGTCTCCAGCTCACACGGAGCTACCGCGCCGGCGGCGAAGACCTCGCGGAACTCGTCAACCAGCGCTTCTACGGCGGCGAGATCGACTCGCTGCCGTGGGCCGGATCTTTCCTCGGCCACGGGTCGCTCACCCTCGACTACGTCGCGAACGGCCACGGTATGCCCGACCCGCTCACCGGCACGGTGGAGTCGGTCGACCCCGAGGTCGCTCGCGTCGTGAGCCTCGTGCTCGAGCACGCGACGAACCGTCCGCGTGAGTCGCTCATGGTGGTCACCGCGAGCGAGAAGCACGCTGTCCGCGTGCAGCAGGCGGTCCTGAACGCGTTCTCGCGCCGCAGCGATCTGTCCGACTTCATCCTGCGCGAAAGGGCTGAGCCGTTCACCGTCCTCACGCTCGAGCAATCGGAAGCGGAGAGTCGCGACCGGGTGATCTTCTCGCTCGGCTACGGCGTGACGCCGCACGGTCGCGTGCTCTCGACCTTCGGAGCGCTCGGTCGCCCCGGTGGCGACCGGTTGCTCGCCGTCGGCATGACGCGCGCTCGTCGGTCGATGGTGATCGTGTCGTGCATCCGTCCGGACGACATCGACCCCGAGCGCATGCAGCACGGCATCGTGGCGCTCGCCCAGATCCTGCGCGAGCCGCCGCGTCGCGACCCGCGTCCGCCCGACACCGACGGTGCGCAGCCGATGCTCATCGACCTCGCCGAGCGGCTCTACCGCCACGGCCTCAACGTGGAGATCGGATACCGCGGGTCGATCGCCCTCGTCGCGGCCTTCGGCGCGAAGGCCGTCGCCATCGAATCGGACCCCGAGGTGGGTCTCGAGTCGCTGCGGGAGTCGCTGCGACTGCGGCCCGATGTGCTGCGTCGTCTCGGGTGGCACTACGTGCGTGTGCACAGTTTCGATCTGTTCGCCGACCCCGAGGGCGTCGCGCGCAACATCCTGTCCATCCTCGGGGCCCCGGTCATCGATGTTGTGAGCACGGGTGTCGTCGAATCCTGA
- a CDS encoding AAA family ATPase → MADFTKTLDQAFKARLPLLYIETSEEERVIQEIGRAAGELRHPRQVWTWSSATGLVSPESKIIANTTNPSRALEHAQTVAENAVFVFCDLHAYFGSEGRPGDPAIIRKVREAVLEFRHGDLGRALIVTAPVRTIPPELDKLTNLVEFPLPDRADLSWLLDTMIDNNTSGDGRIRVKASAGDREKMVQAALGLTMAEAENAFARAMVDDGALSSDDIDIILDEKRQTVRKAGLLDFVDNGIDLDQVGGLNNLKRWLSRRDGSWLAEAEAFGLPAPKGVLITGVPGCGKSLTAKATAASWDIPLLRLDIGKIFAGLVGSSEQNLRTAIATAEAVAPCILWVDEIEKGFSNTTGSGDSGTTARVFGYFLTWMQEKSKPVFVVATANNIDALPPEFLRKGRFDEIFFVDLPTAQERDAIWRIQLASQTTPANGLGALASDEAVIERLTSASEDYSGAEIEQAVVVAMYEAFAGGRTVTVDDLEKAVTSMIPLAVTQSEEVADIRSWAALRAVRATGSEDADPAEDTTAGVPATGADLARRRGGRTVDF, encoded by the coding sequence ATGGCCGACTTCACGAAGACCCTCGACCAGGCGTTCAAGGCGAGGCTCCCTCTCCTCTACATCGAGACGAGCGAGGAGGAGCGCGTCATCCAAGAGATCGGGCGGGCGGCCGGCGAGCTGCGGCATCCCCGCCAGGTGTGGACGTGGTCGTCCGCGACGGGCCTCGTATCGCCGGAGTCGAAGATCATCGCGAACACGACGAACCCGTCCCGCGCGCTCGAGCACGCCCAGACCGTCGCCGAGAACGCCGTCTTCGTCTTCTGCGACCTCCACGCCTACTTCGGTTCGGAAGGGCGCCCGGGGGACCCGGCCATCATCCGCAAGGTGCGCGAGGCCGTCCTCGAGTTCCGGCACGGCGACCTCGGCCGGGCGCTCATCGTGACCGCGCCGGTGCGCACGATCCCTCCGGAGCTCGACAAGCTCACGAACCTCGTCGAGTTCCCGCTGCCGGATCGCGCCGACCTCTCGTGGCTGCTCGACACCATGATCGACAACAACACGTCGGGGGACGGCCGGATCCGAGTGAAGGCCTCGGCGGGCGACCGCGAGAAGATGGTCCAGGCAGCGCTCGGGCTCACGATGGCCGAGGCGGAGAACGCGTTCGCGCGGGCGATGGTCGACGACGGAGCGCTCTCCTCCGACGACATCGACATCATCCTCGACGAGAAGCGGCAGACCGTGCGCAAGGCCGGGCTCCTCGACTTCGTGGACAACGGCATCGACCTCGACCAGGTCGGCGGTCTCAACAACCTCAAGCGGTGGTTGTCGCGGCGCGACGGGTCCTGGCTCGCCGAGGCAGAGGCATTCGGACTTCCCGCGCCGAAGGGAGTGCTCATCACGGGAGTGCCCGGCTGTGGGAAGTCGCTCACGGCGAAGGCCACGGCCGCCTCATGGGACATCCCGCTCCTCCGCCTCGACATCGGCAAGATCTTCGCGGGCCTAGTGGGCTCGAGCGAGCAGAACCTGCGCACGGCGATCGCCACGGCAGAGGCCGTCGCGCCCTGCATCCTCTGGGTCGACGAGATCGAGAAGGGATTCTCGAACACCACGGGCTCCGGTGATTCCGGTACCACTGCCCGGGTCTTCGGGTACTTCCTCACGTGGATGCAGGAGAAGAGCAAGCCGGTCTTCGTCGTCGCAACGGCGAACAACATCGACGCGCTGCCTCCCGAGTTCCTGCGGAAGGGACGTTTCGACGAGATCTTCTTCGTCGACCTCCCGACGGCCCAGGAGAGAGACGCCATCTGGCGCATCCAGCTGGCATCGCAGACCACACCGGCCAACGGCCTCGGGGCCCTCGCCTCCGACGAGGCCGTGATCGAACGGCTCACGTCGGCGTCCGAGGACTACTCGGGAGCCGAGATCGAGCAGGCGGTGGTCGTCGCGATGTACGAGGCCTTCGCGGGCGGACGGACGGTGACCGTCGACGACCTCGAGAAGGCGGTCACCTCGATGATCCCCCTCGCGGTCACGCAGTCGGAGGAGGTGGCCGACATCCGCAGCTGGGCCGCGCTCCGCGCCGTCCGCGCCACGGGAAGCGAGGACGCCGATCCCGCGGAGGACACGACCGCGGGAGTCCCCGCCACGGGAGCGGACCTCGCCAGGCGACGCGGCGGACGCACGGTCGACTTCTGA
- a CDS encoding ComEA family DNA-binding protein yields MTSASANGRWGGPDGPSFRWLVLTSLWLVFVLMPNGVTTWLGFAIIGFAVLRPLWIGAAVAYFVATVAIETTDALGVWSVVLGGVLWVVGIAHGISANRLWQTTLWSRMERGVRLLGRGTPRRRPAGVSAGRSSRSLPPEAVGLLDASGTDRSDYLADASPAPARPASSRPASSRRRTSSRGAREGALPATPVDVNTATQRDLQSLPGFTRQRAKAAIRERERLGGFSSVEQFGAVAGLQPHEVVRLGPALECSPKPRRPRSFGRRVDL; encoded by the coding sequence GTGACGAGCGCGTCGGCGAACGGGCGGTGGGGAGGGCCGGACGGTCCCTCCTTCCGATGGCTCGTCCTCACGAGCCTCTGGCTCGTGTTCGTCCTCATGCCGAACGGGGTCACCACGTGGCTCGGCTTCGCGATCATCGGCTTCGCCGTCCTCCGCCCCCTGTGGATCGGCGCGGCCGTCGCGTACTTCGTCGCCACGGTCGCGATCGAGACGACGGATGCGCTCGGCGTCTGGAGCGTCGTGCTCGGTGGTGTCCTCTGGGTGGTCGGCATCGCGCACGGCATCTCAGCCAACAGGTTGTGGCAGACGACACTCTGGAGCCGAATGGAGCGCGGAGTGCGACTCCTCGGGCGCGGAACTCCACGGCGTCGGCCGGCCGGGGTGTCGGCCGGCCGGTCCTCGCGGTCGCTCCCTCCCGAGGCCGTCGGACTGCTCGACGCCTCCGGCACGGACCGATCCGACTACCTCGCAGACGCCTCGCCCGCGCCCGCACGACCCGCGTCCTCGCGACCCGCGTCCTCGCGGCGTCGCACGTCCTCGCGGGGCGCGCGGGAGGGCGCGCTGCCCGCCACGCCCGTCGATGTGAACACCGCGACGCAGAGGGATCTCCAGTCGCTGCCCGGATTCACACGACAGCGCGCGAAGGCCGCGATACGAGAGCGGGAGCGTCTCGGCGGGTTCAGTTCGGTCGAGCAGTTCGGGGCCGTCGCCGGCCTCCAGCCGCACGAGGTCGTGCGCCTCGGCCCCGCCCTCGAATGCTCGCCGAAGCCGCGTCGCCCCCGGTCTTTCGGACGACGTGTCGACCTCTGA
- a CDS encoding glycosyltransferase family 4 protein, whose protein sequence is MRIAMVAESFLPHMNGVTHSLLRVMEHLTERGDEMIVIAARSGRLTPAEHAGVRVDQVPSFTLPRYPSVRVAPGGSRRLMNTLERFQPDVVHLASPFVLGWRGLLASQALGLPTVAVYQTEIPAYAARYGIPYAEELLWQHVDRIHTGSTLTLAPSSSAIRQLEERNIDRVRLWVRGVDSERFDPSKRSESWRRTVAPNGERIVGYVGRLAAEKQLEDLAALSSVPGTRLVIVGDGPLGPALRRQLPDAHFAGFLGGDELAMAMASFDVFVHPGESETFCQTIQEAMASGVPVVATGRGGPLDLVDSSRTGWLYTPGNLEEMASHVRDLVGDDGKRAAFGRAAREAVRTRTWKSVTGALVGHYSDAIELASGTAPLRVPRRRRTGRP, encoded by the coding sequence ATGCGGATCGCGATGGTCGCCGAATCCTTCCTCCCCCACATGAACGGGGTGACACACTCGCTGTTGCGCGTGATGGAGCACCTCACCGAACGCGGCGACGAGATGATCGTCATCGCCGCCCGGAGCGGACGCCTCACTCCGGCGGAGCACGCGGGCGTGCGCGTCGATCAGGTCCCGTCGTTCACGCTCCCCCGGTATCCGAGCGTGCGCGTGGCGCCCGGCGGGTCGCGCCGCTTGATGAACACGCTCGAGCGATTCCAGCCGGACGTGGTCCACCTGGCCTCGCCGTTCGTGCTCGGGTGGCGCGGACTCCTCGCGTCGCAGGCGCTCGGGCTGCCGACCGTCGCGGTGTACCAGACCGAGATCCCGGCCTACGCCGCCCGGTACGGCATCCCCTACGCCGAGGAGCTGCTCTGGCAGCACGTCGACCGCATCCACACCGGGTCGACGCTGACTCTCGCCCCGTCGAGCTCCGCGATCCGGCAGCTCGAGGAGCGGAACATCGACCGGGTGCGACTCTGGGTGCGCGGCGTCGACTCCGAGAGGTTCGATCCGTCGAAGCGCTCGGAGTCGTGGCGACGGACGGTGGCGCCGAACGGCGAGCGCATCGTCGGCTACGTCGGCCGGCTCGCCGCCGAGAAGCAGCTCGAGGATCTCGCGGCGCTCTCGTCGGTCCCCGGCACGCGCCTCGTGATCGTCGGTGACGGCCCCCTCGGTCCGGCACTCCGGCGGCAGCTGCCGGACGCGCACTTCGCGGGCTTCCTCGGTGGGGACGAGCTCGCGATGGCCATGGCGAGCTTCGACGTTTTCGTGCACCCCGGCGAGTCCGAGACCTTCTGCCAGACGATCCAGGAGGCGATGGCGTCGGGCGTTCCGGTCGTCGCGACGGGACGCGGCGGCCCCCTCGACCTCGTCGACTCGAGCCGCACCGGGTGGCTCTACACCCCCGGGAACCTCGAGGAGATGGCGTCGCACGTCCGCGACCTCGTGGGCGACGACGGGAAGCGCGCAGCGTTCGGCCGCGCCGCTCGCGAGGCCGTGCGGACGCGCACATGGAAGAGCGTGACGGGCGCCCTCGTCGGCCACTACAGCGACGCGATCGAACTCGCCTCCGGCACAGCCCCCCTCCGCGTGCCCCGCCGTCGCCGCACCGGTCGCCCCTAA
- a CDS encoding GNAT family acetyltransferase, translating to MEIRSFRPSDTEAVVALWHACELTRPWNDPHRDIERKLTVQPDLFLVGTVDDEPIASLMAGYDGHRGWLNYLAVAPDHRGTGFGRALVREAEVRLEALGCPKINLQVRAGNDAALGFYASLGYEPDGSISMGRRIIPD from the coding sequence ATGGAGATCAGGTCCTTCCGCCCGTCCGACACCGAGGCCGTCGTCGCTCTGTGGCACGCGTGCGAGCTCACCCGACCGTGGAACGATCCTCACCGCGACATCGAGCGGAAGCTCACCGTGCAGCCGGACCTCTTCCTCGTCGGGACGGTGGACGACGAACCGATCGCGAGCCTCATGGCCGGCTACGACGGCCACCGCGGCTGGCTCAACTACCTCGCGGTCGCACCCGACCACCGCGGCACGGGATTCGGGCGGGCTCTCGTGCGCGAGGCTGAGGTGCGGCTCGAGGCACTCGGCTGCCCGAAGATCAACCTGCAGGTGCGGGCGGGGAACGATGCAGCTCTCGGCTTCTACGCGTCGCTCGGCTACGAGCCCGACGGCTCGATCAGCATGGGCCGACGCATCATCCCGGACTGA
- a CDS encoding 4Fe-4S single cluster domain-containing protein, which translates to MRSVAELLARPEPERRSGETLRWSRFLSSTRAEGPGLRSALWVQGCSVRCPGCFNPHLWAETGARLDTTSELAARFTTETAAAGAEGITLLGGEPFDQAEALAEVAESVRREGLTVMTFTGYTLDALRTWSSGRDDIARLLDATDLLVDGPFLRDRPDPGRPWLGSSNQGITALTPAYADAVAAIESGGGLDRVEIRIDPTGAVAVNGWADDAALAALLDDLGVRADGPLRKEKNR; encoded by the coding sequence ATGCGCTCGGTCGCTGAGCTGCTCGCGCGGCCGGAACCGGAGCGCCGGTCGGGGGAGACGCTGCGCTGGTCCCGGTTCCTCTCCTCTACGCGCGCGGAGGGCCCCGGCCTGCGGTCGGCTCTCTGGGTGCAGGGCTGTTCCGTCCGATGCCCCGGTTGCTTCAACCCGCACCTGTGGGCCGAGACGGGGGCGCGGCTCGACACCACGTCCGAGCTCGCCGCCCGCTTCACGACCGAGACCGCCGCGGCGGGAGCCGAGGGGATCACGCTCCTCGGGGGTGAACCGTTCGACCAGGCGGAGGCGCTCGCCGAGGTCGCGGAGAGCGTCCGCCGCGAGGGCCTCACGGTCATGACCTTCACCGGCTACACGCTCGACGCACTGCGGACGTGGTCGTCCGGGCGTGACGACATCGCGCGCCTCCTCGACGCGACCGACCTCCTCGTGGACGGCCCGTTCCTGCGCGATCGACCCGACCCCGGTCGGCCCTGGCTCGGGTCGAGCAACCAGGGGATCACGGCCCTGACCCCCGCATACGCCGACGCCGTCGCCGCCATCGAGTCGGGCGGCGGGCTCGATCGGGTCGAGATCCGCATCGACCCAACCGGAGCCGTCGCCGTCAACGGCTGGGCCGACGACGCGGCCCTCGCCGCCCTGCTCGACGATCTCGGAGTGCGTGCCGACGGCCCGCTCCGGAAGGAGAAGAACCGATGA
- a CDS encoding LLM class flavin-dependent oxidoreductase, whose product MTKTLELGLDTFGDVSVDAQGELLPHAQVLRNLVEQAKLADRVGLAYFGIGEHHREDFAVSAPEVLLAAIAAQTEDIHLGTAVTVLSSDDPIRVFQRFATLDAVSNGRAEVILGRGSFTESFPLFGFELTQYEELFEEKLQLFTEVRKQKPITWQGNTRAPLSNQSVYPPIENGLLKTWIGVGGSPESVVRAAHYGLPLMLAIIGGEPHRFAPFVKLYKQALEQFGNPLPPVGVHSPGHVSDTDEQAREELWPHYRVLLDRIGRDRGWPPITRDRFEAEAAPEGSLYVGSPETVARKIARTASILELDRFDLKYANGTMPHENLMHSIDLYGTQVAPRVRELLAQEGALVTS is encoded by the coding sequence ATGACGAAGACCCTCGAACTCGGACTCGACACCTTCGGGGACGTGAGCGTCGATGCGCAGGGCGAACTCCTGCCGCACGCGCAGGTGCTCCGCAACCTCGTGGAGCAGGCGAAGCTCGCCGACCGCGTGGGCCTCGCGTACTTCGGCATCGGTGAGCACCACCGCGAGGACTTCGCCGTCTCGGCCCCCGAGGTGCTCCTCGCGGCGATCGCCGCGCAGACGGAGGACATCCACCTCGGCACCGCGGTGACGGTGCTCAGCTCCGACGACCCGATCCGCGTGTTCCAGCGCTTCGCCACGCTCGACGCCGTGTCCAACGGTCGCGCAGAGGTCATCCTCGGTCGCGGATCGTTCACCGAGTCGTTCCCCCTCTTCGGCTTCGAACTCACGCAGTACGAGGAGCTCTTCGAGGAGAAGCTGCAGCTCTTCACCGAGGTGCGCAAGCAGAAGCCCATCACGTGGCAGGGCAACACCCGCGCGCCGCTGTCGAACCAGTCGGTCTACCCGCCTATCGAGAACGGCCTCCTGAAGACGTGGATCGGTGTGGGCGGAAGCCCCGAGTCCGTCGTGCGTGCCGCGCACTACGGCCTTCCGCTCATGCTGGCCATCATCGGAGGGGAGCCGCACCGCTTCGCACCCTTCGTGAAGCTCTACAAACAGGCGCTCGAGCAGTTCGGCAACCCGCTTCCCCCCGTGGGCGTGCACTCGCCGGGTCACGTGTCCGACACCGACGAGCAGGCGCGCGAGGAGCTGTGGCCGCACTATCGCGTGCTGCTCGACCGCATCGGCCGCGACCGCGGATGGCCGCCCATCACGCGCGACCGCTTCGAGGCCGAGGCCGCGCCGGAGGGCTCGCTGTACGTGGGCTCGCCCGAGACCGTGGCGCGGAAGATCGCGCGCACCGCGTCGATCCTCGAGCTCGACCGCTTCGACCTCAAGTACGCGAACGGCACGATGCCGCACGAGAACCTCATGCACAGCATCGACCTCTACGGAACGCAGGTCGCTCCGCGCGTCCGCGAACTCCTCGCACAGGAGGGCGCGCTCGTCACCTCCTGA
- a CDS encoding DUF2997 domain-containing protein: MTEKQLVVQVRRDGTVTAETVGMQGAECLDYIAVLEHILEAQTTESAFTDDYYRTTAEQSTDVVAEDRDALGR; this comes from the coding sequence ATGACCGAGAAGCAACTCGTCGTCCAGGTGCGACGCGATGGAACGGTGACCGCCGAGACGGTGGGCATGCAGGGGGCGGAATGCCTCGACTACATCGCCGTGCTCGAGCACATCCTCGAAGCGCAGACGACCGAGTCGGCGTTCACCGACGACTACTACCGCACCACCGCAGAGCAGTCGACCGACGTGGTGGCGGAGGACCGCGATGCGCTCGGTCGCTGA